The DNA window ATAGACCTAGTGCTATAAGGAATGCCCTCCTCAAGGCAACCCATGATTCGGATGTCATAGTATTCAGCGGAGGGACTGGGCTGCATCCAACCGATGTAACCCCAGATACGGTGGAGCCTCTCCTAGAGAGGAAGATACCGGGTTTCGGGGAGCTGTTCAGGTGGTTGAGCTACGAACAGGTGGGCAGCGCGGCTATGGCAAGCAGAGCTTCCGCTGGGGTCTTCAATGGGTCGCTGGTCTTCCTCCTACCTGGATCTCCTGATGGAGTGAAGCTCGCGCTCACCAAACTCATACTTCCCGAAGCCGCTCATCTAGTGTACTTGGTCAGGAGTAATCATTAACTCCAGATCACCTCTCCCATATCTTCTCCAGCCACTATCCCCTCCAGTGAGTTGATCTCCTCCCTCAACCTTGGATCTCTGAGAAGTTCCAAGAACCGACTCACCGGCTTGCTCTCCAAGGAACTGCCCTTTATTAGGAAGTCGTAGTTCTCCTCAGCTAATTTGATGAAATCTAGGCCATAGAGGGATGAAGCAGTCCTTATACCGATACCTA is part of the Thermoproteota archaeon genome and encodes:
- a CDS encoding molybdenum cofactor biosynthesis protein B, which produces MPASVPEEHKARAPRSVSFSLYIVSTSRSSGKGKEDLTGDLAEGLIRKAGHRLIRREIIPDRPSAIRNALLKATHDSDVIVFSGGTGLHPTDVTPDTVEPLLERKIPGFGELFRWLSYEQVGSAAMASRASAGVFNGSLVFLLPGSPDGVKLALTKLILPEAAHLVYLVRSNH